A window of Peromyscus eremicus chromosome 7, PerEre_H2_v1, whole genome shotgun sequence contains these coding sequences:
- the Anapc13 gene encoding anaphase-promoting complex subunit 13, whose translation MDSEVQRDGRILDLIDDAWREDKLPYEDVAIPLSELPEPEQDNGGTTESVKEQEMKWTDLALQCLHENVPPAGN comes from the exons ATGGACAGCGAGGTACAACGAGATGGAAGGATCTTGGATTTGATTGATGATGCTTGGCGGGAAGACAAGCTGCCATACGAGGATGTTGCGATCCCACTG AGTGAGCTTCCCGAGCCTGAGCAGGACAATGGCGGCACCACAGAGTCTGTGAAAGAGCAGGAGATGAAGTGGACAGACCTGGCCTTGCAGTGCCTCCACGAGAACGTCCCACCAGCTGGAAACTGA